In the Sediminibacter sp. Hel_I_10 genome, one interval contains:
- a CDS encoding glycosyl hydrolase family 17 protein, whose protein sequence is MKYLKSSLIVLLAMLFCAACKEEAKDKNQPEIVKKPSTITAKDILGNPNYHAISFGAYREKTLDVEPTLEELKDDMKLLSAMGIKVIRNYKVHLPEATNILKAITALKKEDPSFEMYVMLGAWIDCKNAWTDKAPDHNVESEANKPQIEKAVALANQYPDIVKVIAVGNEAMVKWAETYYVQPSVILKWVNHLQALKKDDKLPRDLWITSSDNFASWGGGDPLYHTEDLTKLIHAVDFISMHTYPMHDTHYNPAFWGVPKYEKNLSDKQKVKAAMLRAKNYAISQYNGVKNYMESLGVNKPIHIGETGWASHSNGFYGPNGSKACDEYKEALYYQHMREWTDSAGISCFYFEAFNEQWKDAANPGGSENHFGLFKINGEAKYVLWDLVDKGRFEGLTRNGNPIVKSYNGNEEQLMQDVLVPPTVQEIASRSH, encoded by the coding sequence ATGAAGTATTTAAAATCATCACTTATTGTGCTTTTGGCGATGCTCTTTTGTGCGGCATGTAAAGAAGAAGCCAAGGACAAAAACCAGCCAGAAATCGTGAAAAAACCATCAACTATAACCGCAAAGGATATCTTGGGTAATCCAAACTATCATGCCATTTCATTTGGCGCTTACAGAGAGAAAACCTTAGATGTTGAGCCTACATTAGAAGAACTCAAAGACGATATGAAATTACTATCTGCTATGGGGATTAAGGTCATACGTAATTATAAAGTGCATTTACCAGAGGCTACAAACATCTTAAAAGCGATAACCGCATTAAAAAAGGAAGATCCTTCTTTTGAAATGTATGTGATGTTGGGAGCATGGATCGATTGTAAAAATGCGTGGACAGACAAAGCTCCAGATCATAATGTAGAGAGTGAGGCCAATAAGCCTCAAATAGAAAAGGCCGTAGCACTAGCCAACCAATATCCAGATATTGTTAAGGTTATAGCCGTAGGTAATGAGGCTATGGTGAAATGGGCAGAAACCTATTATGTGCAACCAAGTGTTATTTTAAAATGGGTCAACCATCTGCAGGCTCTCAAAAAGGACGATAAACTTCCCAGGGATTTATGGATTACAAGTTCAGATAACTTTGCCTCATGGGGTGGCGGAGATCCCTTGTATCATACTGAAGATTTAACAAAGCTCATTCATGCGGTCGATTTCATTTCGATGCACACCTATCCTATGCATGATACGCACTATAATCCTGCATTTTGGGGTGTTCCTAAATATGAAAAAAACCTATCAGATAAGCAGAAGGTAAAAGCGGCGATGCTGCGCGCTAAAAATTACGCCATCTCACAATATAATGGGGTTAAGAACTACATGGAAAGTCTTGGGGTGAATAAACCAATTCATATAGGAGAAACGGGTTGGGCTTCACATTCTAACGGATTTTATGGTCCTAATGGTTCTAAGGCCTGTGACGAATATAAAGAGGCCTTGTACTATCAACATATGCGAGAATGGACCGATAGCGCAGGTATCTCTTGTTTTTATTTTGAAGCCTTTAATGAGCAATGGAAAGATGCGGCAAACCCTGGAGGCTCAGAAAATCATTTTGGACTCTTTAAAATCAACGGCGAAGCAAAATATGTGCTTTGGGATTTGGTAGATAAAGGCAGATTTGAGGGGTTAACCAGAAATGGAAACCCGATAGTCAAGTCATACAACGGTAATGAAGAACAGCTCATGCAGGATGTTTTGGTTCCGCCTACAGTTCAAGAAATAGCATCGCGATCACATTAG
- a CDS encoding family 16 glycosylhydrolase, translated as MKVRYNDKINPFVLFWMFSMSLIIVSCNTDDTQTVTTFDNLVLEDNFDIDGAPDSNLWAFDIGTGEDQGLDRWGNNELQYYTDRTENVKVENGFLLITARQEAFENSSYTSARLKTKGKFQQKYGRFEARIRLPYGQGMWPAFWMLGDDSDGAEWPQIGEIDIMENRGQEPTLITGSVHGPGYSAGNAESKSYTLNGDRFDTGFHVFGIEWGPDYINYYVDDVLYNQITPEDVSGEWVFNDRPFYMLLNLAIGGDFVGNPTDDTEFPQTMLIDYVRVYQK; from the coding sequence ATGAAAGTTAGATATAACGATAAAATTAATCCTTTTGTTCTTTTTTGGATGTTTTCAATGTCCTTAATTATCGTGAGTTGCAATACAGATGACACACAGACGGTGACCACTTTTGATAATCTGGTCCTTGAGGATAATTTTGATATTGATGGCGCTCCAGATTCTAATCTATGGGCCTTTGATATTGGAACAGGAGAAGATCAAGGTTTGGACAGATGGGGCAATAATGAACTGCAATACTACACCGACAGAACTGAAAATGTAAAAGTTGAAAACGGATTTTTATTAATTACAGCTAGACAAGAAGCTTTTGAGAATTCATCTTACACATCAGCACGTTTGAAGACTAAGGGTAAATTTCAGCAAAAATATGGGCGTTTTGAAGCACGAATTCGATTGCCTTATGGGCAAGGCATGTGGCCAGCGTTTTGGATGTTGGGTGATGATAGCGATGGTGCAGAATGGCCGCAAATTGGAGAAATCGATATCATGGAAAATCGTGGGCAAGAACCAACCTTGATCACGGGAAGTGTTCATGGTCCAGGCTACTCGGCAGGTAATGCAGAATCAAAATCATACACGCTTAATGGCGACAGGTTTGATACGGGCTTTCATGTTTTTGGTATAGAGTGGGGACCAGATTACATCAACTACTATGTTGATGATGTGCTTTACAATCAAATTACTCCAGAAGATGTTTCTGGAGAATGGGTCTTTAACGATCGCCCTTTCTATATGCTCCTCAATTTGGCTATAGGCGGTGATTTTGTTGGAAACCCAACCGATGATACAGAGTTTCCACAAACCATGCTCATTGATTATGTGCGTGTTTATCAAAAATAG
- a CDS encoding PKD domain-containing protein — translation MIKGIRIIGLLIFALAFCGCEDDDALLPQIEAVFTHTIDQESGVVTFINASSNADTYSWDFGDGTTSSQINPVKMYSTGTYTIVLTAENAAGASDSYEDTISIQIPEPITLPITFDNPQVSYNATTFGGVSFSVVENPDLSGVNDVASNVGEIVNSGAAFEGLFFDLDTSLNLSDDNSVKMKFWSQSPIDVLLKLEEGTGSDAETTASHGGTGWEELIFTYTSSSSYSRLTLFVDGPGATAGTFYLDDIEQAFVVVGPNCVPETTQSLNAADFNLTFQNDPTASIESDGAGFAWIDNPDVDNSVNSSCKVGQIDRTSAAMFANNQITLDAKLDFNANSGFKMKVWAPQGETEVLLKLEDQNAAGTFKEVFATTSAGSGMQWEELTFNFVPEDSNKYDKIVLFFELGTSTQETYYIDDLALFGDGGGGGTGGGGGGCDGDAVAATSLPVTFEGCESFISTFSSSDATPVTTSLVDNPSQSGINTSDYVMQIIKPSGINRWGGIQNSFPAGTIDFTTQTFKVKVYSSIPDVTYRFEIALDPQTTPVTGNPAPQFRQVTGGANEWVELEFTFINLPPSGSPTVYNQLVIKPDNPDGTDGDVTTEERVYYIDDLRLD, via the coding sequence ATGATTAAAGGAATTAGAATAATAGGTTTGCTAATCTTTGCATTGGCTTTTTGTGGGTGTGAGGATGATGACGCCTTGCTTCCTCAAATAGAAGCGGTATTTACGCACACTATAGATCAAGAGAGTGGTGTGGTAACATTTATCAATGCATCCAGTAATGCCGATACGTATTCTTGGGATTTTGGAGATGGTACAACGTCTTCTCAAATCAATCCCGTCAAAATGTATTCAACAGGGACTTATACCATAGTATTGACAGCAGAAAATGCTGCAGGAGCTTCAGATAGTTATGAAGATACGATCTCCATTCAAATTCCTGAGCCAATAACGTTGCCTATCACTTTTGATAATCCGCAGGTATCTTACAATGCCACGACTTTTGGAGGTGTTTCATTTAGTGTAGTTGAAAATCCAGATCTTTCTGGAGTTAATGATGTGGCATCAAACGTAGGTGAGATTGTTAACAGTGGCGCAGCCTTTGAAGGATTGTTTTTTGATTTAGATACCTCACTTAATTTGAGTGATGATAACTCAGTAAAAATGAAATTTTGGTCTCAGTCGCCAATAGATGTGCTTTTAAAACTTGAAGAAGGAACGGGTTCCGACGCAGAAACGACAGCCAGTCATGGTGGTACAGGTTGGGAAGAATTAATTTTTACCTATACTTCTTCATCTAGTTATTCAAGATTAACATTGTTTGTTGACGGTCCGGGAGCCACAGCAGGAACATTTTACTTAGATGATATTGAACAAGCTTTTGTTGTAGTTGGCCCTAATTGTGTGCCAGAAACCACACAATCACTTAACGCAGCAGATTTTAACCTTACGTTCCAGAATGATCCAACCGCAAGCATCGAATCTGATGGTGCAGGATTTGCCTGGATCGATAATCCCGATGTGGACAACTCAGTAAACAGCTCTTGTAAAGTAGGACAGATCGATAGAACTAGCGCCGCGATGTTTGCAAATAATCAAATTACACTAGATGCTAAATTGGATTTTAATGCAAATTCTGGCTTTAAAATGAAGGTTTGGGCTCCTCAAGGAGAAACAGAAGTTTTACTAAAATTAGAAGATCAAAATGCAGCAGGAACGTTTAAGGAAGTATTTGCTACAACATCGGCAGGAAGTGGAATGCAGTGGGAAGAATTAACCTTTAATTTTGTTCCAGAAGATTCTAATAAATATGACAAGATTGTATTGTTCTTTGAATTAGGCACTAGTACTCAAGAAACCTACTACATCGATGACCTCGCATTGTTTGGTGACGGCGGAGGTGGTGGCACTGGTGGAGGTGGCGGCGGATGTGACGGTGATGCCGTTGCTGCAACATCACTTCCAGTTACTTTTGAAGGCTGCGAGTCGTTTATAAGTACGTTTTCTAGTAGTGATGCAACACCGGTGACTACGAGCTTAGTAGATAACCCTTCACAATCGGGTATCAATACTTCAGATTACGTAATGCAAATTATCAAGCCTAGCGGTATCAATCGTTGGGGAGGTATCCAAAACTCTTTTCCAGCAGGTACAATAGATTTTACAACGCAAACCTTTAAGGTTAAGGTGTATTCTAGCATTCCAGATGTGACTTACAGGTTTGAAATAGCATTAGATCCACAGACTACTCCTGTAACAGGAAATCCAGCACCACAGTTTCGTCAAGTAACTGGAGGCGCTAATGAGTGGGTTGAACTAGAGTTTACTTTTATAAACCTGCCGCCATCTGGATCTCCTACGGTGTATAACCAACTTGTTATTAAGCCAGATAATCCAGATGGTACCGATGGCGATGTTACAACCGAGGAGCGCGTGTATTATATAGATGATTTAAGATTAGACTAA
- a CDS encoding glycoside hydrolase family 2 TIM barrel-domain containing protein: protein MNRIIKKQGFLFMFLLFSAMSFSQNEKVYVRNDQDGMTLMVNGEAFMVNGMNWDYIPIGTNTVDANFWKKSDDIIKAGLDSEMSLLKNMGVNVIRQYTGVPARWIEYIYKNYGIYTMLNHPFGRYGLTLDGVWTPVTIYDDAATQEHLMDEVNNLVNEYKDTPGLLLYLLGNENNYGLFWQGAETEDFPDDEEEKKFIGEKRGRPMYRLMNDAAKAMKAIDGSHPVAICNGDVLFIDIVAEECKDVDIYGTNTYRGVSFTDMFDVVKEKLDMPVLFTEFGADAFNAKENREDQKAQAYYMVENWKEIYQNASGLGKTGVSIGGFTFQFSDGWWKYGFDDRENADIHDNNASWANGGYLKDYVPGRNNMNEEWFGICAKGPTNERGLYELYPRAAYYALKEAHQLNPYDTDMTGDFVTNYFNNIQLVDAVLRARGDKAALGGNDQKIRLSQLTAKFTTFNTGGSLITTPETPEPDGNVFPNQLGFDHMQSYFIGVEGNPAPNVRAEVNFNVVGNVAQNPIDEIFYENRSRPLTVNSDDGDVVLGDVNKVNLYQAEFEWNAKDFDLRGFYRTSHYHWQYEGDFFGLYPEANYGPNLDIYGGEILGIEMDGKGAFDGLKAAFGPQLWWGANPTMLFKYQKSLGNYDITGIYHRDVETELRFDESGRRVLDQNQLRSGIIPAYPTERATIAVERELGDFGITLGGIWSGSPLNGSSFQDVKDGVVYVDKVESNDNWGAKAKVTYEGGRFNAYAQGAVMGLVANGGADATQTFTGWKLKDSGSGNLNNVLAGFTYSFSNFQIAPNFMWQKPLVDPMPNGVNAPGRLRNVIDDPFAVRGGNRETTAGEILFTYDPTPGTWMYQWDNDRSEDAEFAMNLGFVFRHLPTTQDGAIGFQADRTFFAFPNSAPAEDLWEIHSRMVSKLTPDLGLIGNFYYGNGQANGDSQRLIKRFGGNVRAIYKKMKVETHVKVNDWGPFDYHRDFNLTFPLQLMLDFSTSLGKPDWFVLPSTTIGIRGTWRSLNQFSPRYAPNALDPNGFDNVPIVSPVGFPNGDEWEIRTYVHINIGK from the coding sequence ATGAATAGAATAATAAAAAAGCAAGGCTTCCTTTTCATGTTCTTGTTGTTTTCTGCAATGTCTTTTTCCCAAAACGAAAAGGTTTATGTGAGAAATGACCAAGATGGAATGACTTTAATGGTCAATGGAGAAGCGTTTATGGTCAATGGTATGAACTGGGATTATATTCCAATTGGTACCAATACAGTGGACGCCAATTTTTGGAAAAAATCTGATGATATTATTAAGGCGGGCCTAGATTCTGAAATGTCTTTGCTTAAGAATATGGGGGTTAATGTCATTAGACAGTACACGGGTGTGCCTGCAAGATGGATTGAGTACATCTACAAAAATTATGGCATCTACACCATGTTAAATCATCCGTTTGGAAGATACGGACTTACTCTAGACGGTGTTTGGACGCCTGTTACCATTTATGATGATGCCGCAACCCAAGAACATTTAATGGATGAAGTCAACAATTTGGTTAATGAATATAAAGATACGCCAGGATTGTTGTTGTATTTATTGGGAAATGAAAATAACTACGGACTTTTTTGGCAAGGGGCAGAAACCGAAGATTTCCCAGATGATGAGGAAGAAAAGAAATTTATTGGTGAAAAGCGCGGGCGTCCCATGTATCGTTTAATGAATGATGCAGCAAAAGCAATGAAAGCTATAGACGGTTCGCATCCTGTAGCCATTTGTAACGGCGATGTTCTTTTTATAGATATTGTAGCAGAAGAGTGTAAAGACGTAGATATCTACGGAACCAATACGTATCGAGGTGTCTCATTTACAGACATGTTTGATGTGGTAAAAGAAAAATTAGATATGCCGGTCTTGTTTACAGAGTTTGGTGCAGATGCTTTTAATGCTAAGGAAAATAGAGAAGATCAGAAAGCACAAGCGTATTACATGGTAGAAAACTGGAAAGAAATTTACCAAAATGCTTCAGGATTAGGAAAAACAGGAGTATCCATCGGTGGCTTTACATTTCAATTTAGCGATGGCTGGTGGAAATATGGTTTTGACGACAGGGAAAATGCAGATATTCATGATAATAATGCATCCTGGGCAAACGGAGGTTATCTTAAAGACTATGTCCCAGGACGTAACAACATGAATGAGGAGTGGTTTGGGATTTGTGCCAAAGGCCCAACGAACGAGCGTGGTCTTTATGAGCTCTATCCACGTGCTGCTTATTATGCTTTAAAAGAAGCCCATCAGCTTAATCCTTACGATACGGATATGACAGGGGATTTTGTTACTAATTATTTCAATAATATTCAATTGGTCGATGCGGTTTTGAGAGCTAGAGGAGATAAAGCGGCCTTAGGCGGTAATGACCAAAAAATAAGATTAAGTCAATTGACAGCAAAATTCACAACGTTCAATACGGGAGGAAGCCTCATTACAACCCCAGAAACTCCAGAACCCGATGGTAATGTATTTCCTAACCAGTTGGGTTTTGATCATATGCAATCTTACTTTATTGGTGTAGAAGGAAACCCCGCTCCCAATGTAAGGGCAGAAGTTAATTTTAACGTAGTTGGAAATGTAGCTCAAAACCCAATAGATGAAATTTTCTACGAAAATAGATCAAGACCATTAACTGTTAATTCAGATGACGGTGACGTTGTTTTGGGAGATGTCAATAAGGTAAACCTCTATCAAGCGGAATTTGAATGGAATGCAAAGGATTTTGACCTTCGTGGATTTTATAGAACAAGTCATTACCATTGGCAATATGAAGGGGATTTTTTCGGTCTTTATCCAGAGGCTAATTATGGTCCTAATCTAGACATATACGGAGGAGAAATTCTAGGTATAGAGATGGATGGGAAAGGTGCTTTTGATGGTTTAAAGGCGGCCTTTGGTCCGCAATTATGGTGGGGTGCAAATCCAACCATGTTATTTAAATATCAAAAAAGTCTTGGTAATTATGATATTACAGGGATTTATCATAGGGACGTTGAGACGGAGCTGCGATTTGACGAAAGTGGTCGTCGTGTTCTAGATCAAAACCAGCTGCGAAGTGGTATCATTCCAGCGTATCCAACAGAGAGAGCAACCATTGCTGTAGAGCGTGAACTTGGTGATTTTGGAATAACTCTTGGCGGTATTTGGAGTGGAAGCCCATTAAACGGAAGTTCTTTTCAAGATGTTAAAGATGGGGTCGTTTATGTAGATAAAGTAGAAAGTAATGATAACTGGGGAGCAAAAGCTAAAGTTACCTATGAAGGTGGTCGATTTAATGCCTATGCCCAAGGTGCTGTTATGGGTTTAGTGGCAAATGGAGGAGCAGATGCCACCCAAACTTTCACCGGTTGGAAGTTAAAGGACTCTGGAAGTGGAAACCTCAATAATGTCTTAGCAGGATTTACGTATTCGTTTTCAAACTTTCAAATTGCTCCAAACTTTATGTGGCAAAAACCATTGGTTGATCCAATGCCAAATGGGGTCAATGCTCCGGGCAGATTGAGAAATGTTATTGATGATCCATTCGCCGTTAGAGGTGGTAATAGAGAAACCACTGCAGGAGAGATTCTTTTTACATATGATCCTACTCCTGGGACATGGATGTATCAATGGGATAATGACCGATCAGAAGATGCAGAGTTCGCCATGAATTTAGGTTTTGTTTTCCGTCATCTGCCAACCACGCAAGATGGTGCTATCGGTTTTCAGGCAGATCGTACGTTTTTTGCTTTTCCTAATTCTGCACCGGCAGAAGACCTTTGGGAAATTCATTCTAGAATGGTCTCTAAGCTCACTCCAGATTTAGGATTAATAGGTAATTTCTACTACGGAAATGGTCAGGCTAATGGAGATAGTCAACGATTAATAAAACGCTTTGGAGGAAACGTTAGAGCGATCTATAAGAAAATGAAAGTAGAAACTCATGTGAAAGTAAACGATTGGGGACCTTTTGATTACCATCGTGATTTCAACTTAACGTTTCCGCTTCAGCTCATGTTAGATTTTTCAACATCTTTAGGAAAGCCAGATTGGTTCGTTTTACCGAGTACCACGATTGGTATTAGAGGAACTTGGCGTTCATTAAATCAATTTTCTCCACGATACGCACCAAATGCTTTAGACCCCAACGGGTTTGATAATGTACCAATTGTTAGTCCTGTTGGTTTTCCTAACGGAGATGAGTGGGAAATAAGAACGTACGTGCATATCAATATTGGCAAATAA
- a CDS encoding carbohydrate binding domain-containing protein, translating to MNKIKNIFSKNNWSILFLFLIITGCERDLTDEAVFAEFPNNGDVFTDSFSAGLDYFPFVGEGADPEAFTVVTDEVYEGDAAMRFDVPSFGNGFVGATFNTTVKRNLSGFDALTFYAKASQAATINEIGFGIDGENSDRYQTTLNNVAISTSWKKYIIPIPDPSKLINVSGLLWIAEGATNADDEGGYVFWLDEVKFERLGTLAQPQPRIFGGIDLEQPGFLGISTSVTGLSQTYNSASGENITVSTQPVFFNFQSSNTDVAIVDESGVISIIGIGSATITAMINGVEAEGSIQLNVEGGFDFAPIPPSRNPEDVVSVFSDAYNNVPVDYYNGFFNGDGQTTEGGEPPLDISEDNIINYTSLNFVGIGTFLNVSPIDISEMTHLHIDIKPNEAVQGGDFILIRLLNGVQTNNETSGFVQFNSGNFEQDVWQSFDIPIEDFNLSDTSQIGLLFFESGGTLQNIFVDNIYYYRE from the coding sequence ATGAATAAAATAAAAAATATATTCTCAAAAAATAACTGGTCAATCTTATTTCTGTTTTTGATCATTACTGGCTGCGAAAGAGACTTAACCGATGAAGCCGTCTTTGCTGAATTTCCAAATAATGGAGATGTGTTTACAGATTCATTTTCAGCAGGATTAGATTATTTCCCATTTGTTGGGGAAGGTGCCGATCCAGAGGCTTTTACTGTTGTTACCGATGAGGTTTACGAAGGTGATGCCGCAATGCGTTTTGATGTGCCTTCGTTTGGTAACGGATTTGTTGGTGCAACTTTCAATACAACCGTCAAAAGAAACCTTTCGGGCTTTGATGCACTTACTTTTTATGCAAAAGCATCACAGGCTGCAACCATAAACGAGATAGGATTTGGTATTGATGGTGAGAATAGTGATAGATATCAAACTACTTTAAATAATGTGGCAATAAGTACAAGTTGGAAAAAATATATTATACCAATACCTGATCCCTCTAAGCTTATTAATGTCTCTGGCTTACTTTGGATTGCAGAGGGAGCAACAAACGCGGATGATGAGGGCGGATATGTATTTTGGCTAGATGAAGTAAAGTTTGAGAGATTAGGGACTTTAGCTCAGCCACAACCGAGAATATTTGGCGGTATTGATTTAGAGCAGCCAGGATTTTTGGGTATTTCTACTTCAGTTACTGGGCTCAGCCAAACTTATAATTCAGCTAGTGGAGAAAATATCACTGTGAGCACTCAACCCGTTTTTTTTAATTTTCAGTCTTCAAATACTGATGTTGCAATAGTTGATGAATCTGGTGTAATATCAATTATTGGTATAGGTTCAGCAACAATAACGGCAATGATTAATGGAGTGGAAGCTGAAGGTTCGATTCAGCTAAATGTGGAAGGCGGTTTTGATTTCGCTCCTATTCCTCCAAGTAGAAATCCAGAAGATGTTGTATCCGTCTTTAGCGACGCCTATAATAACGTGCCTGTGGATTATTATAATGGGTTTTTTAATGGAGACGGTCAAACTACAGAAGGAGGAGAACCGCCTTTAGATATTTCGGAAGATAATATCATCAATTATACATCTTTGAACTTTGTTGGTATAGGCACTTTTCTCAACGTGTCTCCAATTGATATTTCTGAAATGACACATTTGCATATAGATATTAAACCAAACGAAGCAGTACAAGGTGGAGACTTCATTTTGATAAGATTATTGAATGGCGTTCAAACTAATAATGAAACTTCAGGCTTCGTTCAATTTAACTCAGGTAATTTTGAACAAGATGTATGGCAAAGTTTTGATATTCCAATCGAAGATTTCAATCTTTCTGATACTTCTCAAATAGGACTTCTCTTTTTTGAATCGGGTGGAACATTACAAAATATTTTCGTTGATAATATTTATTATTACAGGGAATAA